The following are from one region of the Sphingomonas sp. J315 genome:
- a CDS encoding cytochrome P450 — translation MMTPRWNGQEYDPHAHEDFDTPHRVFAELRAKCPVAHSDAFGGFWIATRHADIKAILDDPAEFTTTVRNVVPGASATGRRPPLHLDPPEHTPYRRAIDRALGASRLAAIEPVIERHVAMLLDAYIAAGGGDFVEGFGSPLPALLFADWFQLSEDQTDLLWRTAKDFVKAWEAFDIETVSRTSETLYDLARDLIATRRAAPLDPEFDPVSSLLAATDADGNPLPHEMLVGCVRQILVVGLVAPPVFLGSVAVHLARHPALADQLRAAPDMIDAAVEEFLRLYTPYRGFARTTRNGIQLGGRRIEPGEPIALAYASANRDEAVFDAPDEFRLDRANVRDHLAFGRGPHRCAGMAMARMEFRIALRELLARTRRIELAGEVRMSGMPEVGPVYVPLKVA, via the coding sequence ATGATGACGCCGCGCTGGAACGGCCAGGAATATGACCCGCACGCGCATGAGGATTTCGACACGCCGCACCGCGTGTTCGCCGAACTGCGCGCCAAATGCCCGGTCGCGCACAGCGACGCGTTCGGCGGCTTCTGGATCGCGACGCGGCACGCCGATATCAAGGCGATCCTCGATGATCCCGCCGAGTTCACGACGACGGTCCGCAACGTCGTCCCCGGCGCGTCCGCCACTGGTCGCCGTCCGCCGCTGCATCTCGACCCGCCCGAGCACACGCCCTATCGCCGCGCGATCGACCGCGCGCTGGGCGCCTCGCGGCTCGCTGCGATCGAGCCGGTGATCGAACGCCATGTCGCAATGCTGCTCGACGCCTATATTGCGGCCGGCGGCGGCGATTTCGTGGAAGGCTTCGGCAGCCCGCTCCCGGCGTTGCTGTTCGCAGACTGGTTCCAGCTCAGCGAGGACCAGACCGATCTGCTGTGGCGCACAGCCAAGGATTTCGTAAAGGCGTGGGAGGCGTTCGATATCGAAACCGTGTCGCGGACCAGCGAGACGCTCTACGACCTCGCCCGCGACCTCATCGCCACCCGCCGCGCCGCGCCGCTCGACCCGGAGTTCGACCCGGTCAGCAGCCTGCTCGCCGCGACCGACGCCGACGGAAATCCGCTCCCGCACGAAATGCTGGTCGGCTGCGTCCGCCAGATCCTCGTCGTCGGCCTGGTCGCGCCGCCGGTGTTCCTCGGCAGCGTCGCGGTCCATCTCGCGCGCCATCCGGCGCTCGCCGACCAGCTCCGCGCCGCGCCAGACATGATCGACGCCGCGGTCGAGGAGTTCCTGCGCCTCTACACCCCCTATCGCGGCTTCGCGCGCACGACTCGCAACGGCATCCAGCTGGGCGGTCGCCGGATCGAGCCCGGTGAGCCGATCGCGCTCGCCTATGCCTCCGCCAATCGTGACGAAGCGGTGTTCGATGCTCCGGATGAATTCCGCCTCGACCGCGCCAATGTGCGCGACCATCTCGCCTTCGGACGCGGCCCGCATCGTTGCGCCGGCATGGCGATGGCGCGGATGGAGTTTCGCATCGCGCTGCGCGAACTCCTCGCCCGCACGCGTCGCATAGAACTGGCTGGCGAGGTGCGGATGAGCGGAATGCCCGAAGTCGGCCCGGTCTATGTCCCGCTCAAGGTGGCCTAG
- a CDS encoding TonB-dependent receptor, translating into MRFRPTVALATTASIAALLTASPALSQDAPAAQEDEVGVGEIVITAQRREERLQDAPLSVTALSAESLVERGIDNLGDVSNFAPNLELHPTNRPAGGGSAFAGYIRGVGTGDFQFPTDPGIGLYVDDVYIARSMGGLLSLEDIERVEVLKGPQGTLYGRNTIGGAINVITTEPRLSGEASGVVKARAGSYKRADVSALINTPLVQDVLGLKLSASYLTSEGYGTRILDGLHYAGENRFIIRGAIKAQLGDAVTLKVAGDYTRQRQNPPSGYLIDFVPAGPTVAKIARFNQFAAPYWNPRLGLPTGSIYDARWEAPDPYNVYSLQPQQDDADIGGLSAVLNIDLSDTVYLKSVSAWRTIDALIEVDGDQTPYPLQQSRTTMNQDQLSQELQLGGTAMDGKLNFLIGAYAFREEGDSTVFTRSFEGIYEALIAANQPTTAADVGNTFTTFYMKATSYALFTQETLKLTDQFGVTVGARYNKDRKEYATSVMRPQNNSVVVPLSSAVAEWESFTPRVALEYKPNTDMLLYASWSKGFKSGGFGASTVASTPTPRYDPEKLTSYELGAKTSWFNNRLTFNVAGFYSEYRDIQLTVQSTDPITNANIRTTRNAGGSDIKGFELEIAARPTRGLDLNLGVGYVDARFDTLAASAISSGFRLGDRVPQIPDWSINAGISYGFETGAGELTLRGDLSHKGSQFLTPADATSFQDAYTLLGARIGFKPSFLPGIELSVEGTNLTETDHAYYKGTLPPTGEYVAIPAAPREIYATVRFSF; encoded by the coding sequence ATGCGCTTTCGTCCGACCGTCGCGCTTGCCACCACAGCGTCGATCGCCGCCCTGCTGACCGCATCGCCTGCCCTGTCGCAGGACGCCCCTGCCGCGCAGGAGGATGAGGTCGGGGTCGGCGAGATCGTCATCACCGCGCAGCGTCGCGAGGAGCGGTTGCAGGACGCGCCGCTGTCGGTCACCGCCTTGAGCGCGGAGTCGCTGGTCGAGCGCGGAATCGACAATCTGGGCGATGTTTCCAACTTCGCGCCCAATCTCGAGCTGCATCCGACCAACCGTCCGGCGGGCGGCGGTTCGGCGTTCGCGGGCTATATCCGCGGCGTCGGCACCGGCGATTTCCAGTTCCCGACCGATCCCGGCATCGGCCTGTATGTCGACGACGTCTATATCGCGCGGTCGATGGGCGGCCTGTTGAGCCTGGAAGATATCGAGCGGGTCGAGGTGCTGAAGGGGCCGCAGGGCACGCTGTATGGCCGTAACACGATCGGCGGCGCGATCAACGTCATCACCACCGAGCCGCGTCTGTCGGGCGAGGCGAGCGGCGTGGTCAAGGCGCGCGCCGGCAGCTACAAGCGTGCCGACGTCTCGGCGCTGATCAACACACCGCTGGTTCAGGACGTGCTGGGCCTCAAGCTGTCCGCCTCCTATCTGACCAGCGAAGGCTATGGCACGCGCATACTCGACGGGCTGCATTATGCCGGCGAGAACCGTTTCATCATTCGCGGCGCGATCAAGGCGCAGCTGGGCGATGCAGTGACGCTGAAGGTCGCCGGCGACTATACGCGGCAGCGGCAGAACCCGCCCTCGGGCTATCTGATCGATTTTGTGCCCGCAGGACCGACCGTCGCCAAGATCGCGCGGTTCAACCAGTTCGCCGCGCCCTATTGGAACCCGCGCCTGGGCCTGCCCACCGGATCAATCTATGACGCGCGCTGGGAAGCGCCCGACCCCTACAATGTCTATTCGCTCCAGCCGCAGCAGGACGACGCCGATATCGGCGGACTGTCGGCGGTGCTGAACATCGACCTGAGCGACACGGTGTACCTCAAATCCGTGAGCGCGTGGCGGACGATCGACGCGCTGATCGAGGTGGACGGGGACCAGACCCCCTACCCCCTCCAGCAATCGCGCACGACGATGAACCAGGACCAGCTGAGCCAGGAGCTGCAGCTGGGCGGCACCGCAATGGACGGCAAGCTCAACTTCCTCATCGGTGCCTATGCGTTCCGCGAGGAAGGCGATTCCACCGTCTTCACCCGCTCGTTCGAGGGTATCTATGAAGCGCTGATCGCCGCAAACCAGCCGACCACGGCGGCAGATGTCGGCAACACCTTCACCACCTTCTACATGAAGGCGACGAGCTATGCGCTCTTCACCCAGGAGACGCTGAAGCTGACCGACCAGTTCGGCGTGACGGTCGGCGCGCGGTACAACAAGGACCGCAAGGAATATGCGACATCGGTGATGCGGCCGCAGAACAACAGCGTCGTCGTGCCGCTGTCGAGCGCGGTGGCGGAGTGGGAAAGCTTCACCCCGCGCGTCGCGCTGGAGTATAAGCCGAACACCGACATGCTGCTCTATGCCAGCTGGTCCAAGGGGTTCAAATCGGGCGGTTTCGGCGCGTCCACGGTCGCTTCGACCCCGACGCCGCGCTACGACCCGGAAAAGCTCACCAGCTATGAACTGGGCGCGAAAACGAGCTGGTTCAACAATCGGCTGACGTTCAACGTCGCGGGCTTCTATTCCGAATATCGCGACATTCAGCTGACGGTGCAGTCGACCGACCCGATCACCAACGCCAATATCCGGACGACACGCAACGCGGGCGGTTCGGACATCAAGGGGTTCGAGCTGGAGATTGCGGCGCGGCCGACTCGCGGGCTCGATCTCAATCTGGGCGTCGGCTATGTCGATGCACGGTTCGACACGCTGGCGGCATCGGCGATTTCGAGCGGGTTCAGGCTGGGCGATCGCGTGCCGCAGATCCCCGACTGGTCGATCAACGCCGGTATCTCATACGGCTTCGAGACCGGTGCGGGCGAGCTGACGCTGCGCGGCGATCTGAGCCACAAGGGGTCGCAGTTCCTGACCCCCGCCGATGCGACGTCCTTCCAGGATGCATACACGCTGCTGGGCGCGCGGATCGGGTTCAAGCCGAGCTTCCTGCCCGGTATCGAGCTGTCGGTCGAGGGCACCAACCTGACCGAGACCGATCACGCCTATTACAAGGGCACGCTGCCGCCGACCGGCGAATATGTGGCGATCCCGGCGGCGCCGCGTGAAATCTACGCGACGGTGCGGTTCAGTTTTTGA
- a CDS encoding GntR family transcriptional regulator encodes MADEPDRILSAAEVAAWLRERIRTGRAVQGQRLVEADIIRETGATRSRVREALQRLESEGLIVIEEFRGASVRRFGRDEIRQIYRARMVLEGLAAHDFALADDPERKAQLVGLQEQLNAVENTGDHPAFVRANDAWHALILDGADNDYVRGFVERLRLPLYRLLFSAFFKPHRIDDANSDHRQITDAIVRGDAPEAERLMRKHVEDALAAVIEMEDVLPH; translated from the coding sequence ATGGCCGACGAACCCGACCGCATCCTTTCCGCCGCCGAGGTCGCCGCCTGGCTGCGCGAACGCATCCGTACCGGGCGCGCGGTGCAGGGCCAGCGGCTGGTGGAAGCGGACATCATTCGCGAAACCGGCGCGACGCGCAGCCGCGTGCGCGAGGCGCTGCAACGGCTGGAAAGCGAAGGGCTGATCGTCATCGAGGAGTTCCGCGGCGCATCGGTTCGCCGTTTCGGCCGCGATGAAATCCGCCAGATCTATCGCGCGCGCATGGTGCTGGAAGGGCTGGCGGCGCACGACTTCGCGCTGGCCGACGATCCCGAACGCAAGGCGCAGCTGGTGGGGTTGCAGGAGCAGCTCAACGCGGTCGAGAATACCGGCGACCACCCGGCATTCGTGCGCGCGAACGATGCGTGGCATGCACTGATCCTCGACGGTGCGGATAACGACTATGTCCGGGGCTTTGTCGAGCGGCTGCGGCTGCCGCTCTACCGCCTGCTCTTCTCCGCCTTCTTCAAGCCGCACCGCATCGACGATGCGAACAGCGACCACCGCCAGATCACCGACGCGATCGTGCGCGGCGACGCGCCGGAGGCCGAGCGACTGATGCGGAAACATGTCGAGGATGCGCTCGCGGCCGTGATCGAGATGGAGGATGTGCTCCCGCATTGA
- a CDS encoding MFS transporter — MATDPRAVIDRAPMSRFQWGVVATMVGLNALDGFDVLSISFASPGIAKDWGIDRAQLGIVLSMELVGMAIGSLFLGGIADRIGRRATILSCLAIMTVGMLGAATADGVYSLMLWRVLTGLGIGGMLAATNAAVAEAANAKHRSLAVVLMAAGYPVGTIIGGSISAVLLSMYDWRAVFVFGAVCSILFVPLVLWRAPESVAFLMHKRPPNALERINANLARMGHPPIDALPDPDVVTTRKAPLVNLFSPALMRPMILLTLAYLAHIMTFYFILKWIPKIVVDMGFPPPEAAGVLVWASIGGATGSLILGLLTGKIRLLALTIVAMLLSTGLVILFGQGQSDLAGLSMVAAAAGFATNAGVVGLYALIAQSFPTGVRATATGFVIGVGRGGSALAPALAGFLFAAGYGLPTVAILMGLGSIVAAGALLAMRGWKAPVEGAAG, encoded by the coding sequence ATGGCTACCGATCCGCGTGCAGTGATCGACCGCGCACCGATGTCCCGGTTCCAGTGGGGCGTGGTCGCGACGATGGTCGGGTTGAACGCGCTCGACGGCTTCGACGTGCTGTCGATCAGCTTCGCCTCCCCCGGCATCGCCAAGGATTGGGGCATCGACCGCGCGCAGCTCGGCATCGTGCTGTCGATGGAGCTGGTCGGCATGGCGATCGGTTCGCTGTTCCTAGGCGGCATTGCCGATCGTATCGGTCGGCGTGCGACGATCCTTTCGTGCCTCGCGATCATGACCGTGGGCATGCTCGGTGCAGCAACGGCGGACGGCGTCTATTCGCTGATGCTCTGGCGCGTGCTGACGGGCCTTGGCATCGGCGGCATGCTCGCGGCGACCAACGCGGCGGTGGCGGAAGCAGCGAACGCCAAGCACCGCTCGCTCGCGGTGGTGCTGATGGCGGCGGGCTATCCGGTGGGCACGATCATCGGCGGCTCGATCTCCGCAGTGCTGTTGTCGATGTATGACTGGCGCGCGGTGTTCGTATTCGGCGCAGTCTGTTCGATCCTGTTCGTGCCTCTGGTACTGTGGCGCGCGCCGGAGTCGGTCGCGTTTCTGATGCACAAGCGACCGCCCAACGCGCTGGAGCGGATCAACGCCAACCTGGCGCGGATGGGGCACCCACCGATCGACGCCCTGCCCGATCCTGACGTGGTGACGACGCGCAAGGCGCCGCTGGTCAACCTGTTCTCGCCTGCGCTGATGCGTCCGATGATCCTGCTGACGCTCGCCTATCTCGCCCACATCATGACCTTCTACTTCATCCTGAAATGGATCCCGAAGATCGTCGTCGACATGGGCTTCCCGCCGCCCGAGGCCGCCGGCGTGCTGGTCTGGGCGAGCATCGGCGGTGCGACCGGATCGCTGATCCTGGGGCTGCTGACCGGCAAGATCCGGCTGCTCGCGCTGACCATTGTCGCGATGCTGCTGTCGACGGGCCTCGTCATCCTGTTCGGCCAGGGGCAGAGCGACCTGGCCGGGCTGTCGATGGTCGCAGCGGCAGCGGGCTTCGCCACGAATGCCGGTGTCGTCGGCCTGTACGCGCTGATCGCCCAGTCCTTCCCGACCGGGGTCCGTGCGACCGCCACCGGCTTCGTCATCGGCGTCGGGCGCGGCGGATCGGCGCTGGCCCCTGCCCTTGCCGGTTTCCTGTTCGCAGCCGGTTATGGCCTGCCGACGGTGGCGATCCTGATGGGCCTTGGCTCGATCGTTGCAGCGGGCGCGCTGCTCGCGATGCGCGGGTGGAAGGCACCGGTCGAGGGCGCGGCCGGTTGA
- a CDS encoding MarR family winged helix-turn-helix transcriptional regulator, giving the protein MTIGRGELDNILGLRLRRAHGAVQRHFVEHFADLGLTQKQVSVLWLTGDHPDLAQADLAQALDMDRATTMALVHGLEKRGLVSRSPSRTDGRRIAFRLTADGTALLARAKAAILEHETWVKARFSAAELGMLEELLARIYR; this is encoded by the coding sequence GTGACGATCGGGCGAGGTGAACTCGACAATATTCTGGGCCTCAGGCTGCGGCGCGCGCATGGCGCGGTGCAGCGGCACTTCGTCGAGCATTTCGCCGATCTGGGGCTGACACAGAAGCAGGTGTCGGTGCTGTGGCTGACCGGGGATCACCCCGATCTGGCACAGGCCGATCTGGCACAGGCGCTCGACATGGATCGCGCGACGACGATGGCGCTGGTCCATGGTCTCGAAAAGCGCGGACTGGTATCGCGTAGCCCGTCGCGGACCGATGGCCGACGGATCGCGTTCCGCCTGACCGCCGACGGCACGGCATTGCTTGCGAGGGCCAAAGCGGCGATTCTGGAGCATGAGACGTGGGTGAAGGCGCGGTTCAGCGCGGCCGAACTCGGAATGCTTGAGGAATTGCTCGCACGCATCTATCGCTGA
- a CDS encoding aromatic ring-hydroxylating dioxygenase subunit alpha translates to MTWIVNRWYVAAWDSEVDSSPIARTICGEPVMLYRKLDRSVVAMRDACPHRLLPLSMGFKEGDSIRCRYHGLLLGPDGCATEMPIKSETVPKAVCATLYPVVEKHRFIWVWIGDAAKADPATVPDFWPCSAPGWTFDGGYDHIKSDYRLVIDNLLDLSHETWVHQGSIGQHEITEAPIETVVKGEEVFVRRWMPGIEPPPFWRDALRSTGLVNRWQICHFLPPSSVLIDVGVSPVEAGDTIESHDSGVRGVVVDAMTPETETTTHYFWGMARNFDIDDAGFTARLKGQQGQVFDEDVEVLEAQQRSILANPDMKLRGYSMDQGSVRARAIIRKLMEAETA, encoded by the coding sequence ATGACCTGGATCGTCAATCGCTGGTACGTCGCCGCATGGGATTCCGAGGTAGACAGTAGCCCGATCGCCCGCACCATCTGTGGCGAGCCGGTGATGCTCTACCGCAAGCTCGACCGCAGCGTCGTCGCGATGCGCGACGCCTGTCCGCACCGGCTGCTGCCGCTGTCGATGGGGTTCAAGGAGGGCGATTCGATCCGCTGTCGCTATCACGGCCTGCTGCTCGGTCCCGATGGCTGCGCGACCGAAATGCCGATCAAGTCCGAGACCGTGCCCAAGGCGGTCTGCGCCACATTGTATCCCGTGGTCGAGAAGCATCGCTTCATCTGGGTGTGGATCGGCGATGCGGCCAAGGCCGACCCGGCGACCGTGCCCGATTTCTGGCCGTGCAGCGCGCCGGGATGGACGTTCGACGGCGGATACGACCATATCAAGAGCGATTACCGGCTGGTGATCGACAATCTGCTCGACCTCAGCCACGAGACCTGGGTCCATCAGGGGTCGATCGGCCAGCATGAGATTACCGAAGCGCCGATCGAGACGGTGGTGAAGGGCGAGGAAGTGTTCGTCCGCCGCTGGATGCCGGGGATCGAGCCGCCGCCCTTCTGGCGCGATGCGCTGCGATCGACGGGCTTGGTCAATCGCTGGCAGATCTGCCACTTCCTTCCCCCCTCGTCAGTCCTGATCGATGTCGGCGTGTCGCCGGTCGAGGCGGGCGATACGATCGAGAGCCACGATTCGGGGGTGCGCGGCGTGGTCGTCGATGCCATGACACCGGAGACCGAAACAACGACTCACTATTTCTGGGGCATGGCGCGCAATTTCGACATCGACGATGCCGGCTTTACCGCGCGGCTGAAGGGGCAGCAGGGCCAGGTGTTCGACGAGGATGTCGAGGTGCTGGAGGCCCAGCAGCGCAGTATCCTGGCCAATCCCGACATGAAGCTGCGCGGCTATTCGATGGATCAGGGCAGCGTTCGCGCGCGCGCGATCATTCGCAAGCTGATGGAAGCGGAGACCGCGTGA
- a CDS encoding 5-methyltetrahydropteroyltriglutamate--homocysteine S-methyltransferase, protein MPRSSLCPIGLCSISYVTLTNNARRFEDAHPPFRADHVGSFLRPKALIDARAAFKEGSIDAAALRAVEDEAIRGVVKFQEDLGLEGITDGEFRRTFFHTDFLLQLDGVETAGFTQVKFHQHGGKELEYAPPVMKITGKIGHARDIQRADYEFLASCTSRTPKVTIPSPTMLHFRGGRDAIDAAAYPDLEDFYADLAAAYRAEIASLADAGCRYLQLDDTNLAYLCDETQRENARKRGMDPDELPRLYAQIINESIRDKPEDMIVCVHLCRGNFRSSWAAEGGYEPVAEVLFNELNIDGYFLEYDDPRSGDFAPLRHVPKGKTVVLGLVTTKLGELESKDDVKRRIDEAAQFAPLDQLALSPQCGFSSTVHGNDIEVEQQAAKMRLVIDVAKDVWG, encoded by the coding sequence TTGCCTCGCTCCTCTCTCTGTCCTATCGGTCTATGCAGCATTTCGTATGTAACACTTACAAATAATGCAAGGAGATTTGAGGATGCCCACCCCCCGTTTCGCGCCGACCATGTCGGCAGCTTCCTGCGCCCCAAGGCGCTGATCGACGCCCGCGCCGCGTTCAAGGAGGGCAGCATCGATGCCGCCGCCTTGCGCGCGGTCGAGGATGAGGCGATTCGCGGCGTGGTGAAGTTCCAGGAGGATCTGGGGCTGGAAGGGATCACCGACGGCGAATTCCGTCGCACCTTCTTCCACACCGATTTCCTGCTTCAACTCGACGGTGTCGAGACCGCCGGCTTCACCCAGGTGAAGTTTCACCAGCATGGCGGCAAGGAGCTGGAATATGCCCCGCCGGTGATGAAGATCACGGGCAAGATCGGCCATGCCAGGGACATTCAGCGCGCCGACTATGAGTTCCTCGCCAGTTGCACCAGCCGGACGCCCAAGGTGACGATCCCGTCGCCGACCATGCTGCACTTCCGCGGCGGCCGCGACGCGATCGACGCTGCAGCATATCCCGACCTCGAGGACTTCTACGCCGACCTCGCCGCCGCCTATCGCGCTGAGATTGCGAGCCTCGCCGATGCCGGCTGCCGCTACCTCCAGCTCGACGACACCAACCTTGCCTATCTGTGCGACGAAACGCAGCGCGAAAATGCCCGCAAGCGCGGCATGGACCCCGATGAACTGCCGCGCCTCTATGCGCAGATCATCAACGAATCGATCCGCGACAAGCCCGAGGACATGATCGTCTGCGTCCACCTATGCCGCGGCAATTTCCGCTCGAGCTGGGCGGCCGAGGGCGGCTACGAGCCGGTCGCAGAGGTTCTGTTCAACGAACTGAATATCGACGGTTACTTCCTCGAGTATGACGATCCGCGCTCGGGCGATTTCGCCCCGCTGCGCCATGTGCCGAAGGGCAAGACGGTCGTGCTCGGCCTCGTCACCACCAAGCTCGGCGAACTGGAATCGAAGGACGACGTGAAGCGCCGCATCGACGAAGCCGCGCAGTTCGCCCCGCTCGACCAGCTGGCCCTGTCGCCGCAATGCGGCTTCTCCTCGACCGTCCACGGCAACGACATCGAGGTCGAACAGCAGGCGGCAAAGATGCGCCTGGTGATCGATGTGGCAAAGGACGTGTGGGGCTGA
- a CDS encoding MFS transporter — MSAATGRLILLGAITALGSLAIQIIVPALPLLAAGIGANAAGGQLVISVYLVGLALGQLVWAPVADHHGRRPVLLGGIVVFLVGTLVCAGAGDLATMLFGRAIQSVGASSSLVTGRAMATDTAPVGKAAAPLAILTSVTLISPALAPAVGGVVTGIGGWRALFWILAGLTLIGGMLALRMLPETRPGDRAPLHPHRLIGNYWRVARESGYLPLATANALISGGVLHLPCRLPLRARRGGGDAGAGGAVLFGRRVRDHRRDAERADDPEALADAVEGGRDARAG; from the coding sequence TTGAGCGCCGCGACGGGTCGCCTGATCCTGCTCGGCGCGATCACCGCGCTGGGATCGCTGGCGATCCAGATCATCGTTCCCGCCCTCCCCCTGCTGGCAGCGGGCATCGGCGCAAATGCAGCCGGCGGGCAGCTGGTCATATCGGTCTATCTGGTCGGGCTGGCGCTCGGTCAGCTGGTGTGGGCGCCGGTGGCGGATCATCACGGGCGGCGTCCGGTGCTGCTCGGCGGGATCGTAGTATTTCTGGTCGGCACGCTGGTCTGCGCAGGGGCGGGCGATCTTGCCACGATGCTGTTCGGCCGCGCAATCCAGTCGGTCGGGGCGTCATCGTCATTGGTCACCGGGCGCGCGATGGCGACCGACACCGCGCCCGTGGGCAAGGCCGCCGCGCCGCTCGCGATCCTGACCAGCGTAACCTTGATCTCACCTGCGCTTGCCCCTGCGGTGGGCGGTGTGGTGACCGGGATCGGCGGGTGGCGGGCATTGTTCTGGATCTTGGCAGGGCTGACCCTGATCGGCGGCATGCTGGCATTGCGCATGCTGCCCGAGACGCGGCCTGGCGACCGCGCGCCGCTGCATCCGCACCGCCTGATCGGCAATTACTGGCGGGTGGCGCGGGAGAGCGGGTATCTGCCGCTAGCGACGGCGAATGCGTTGATCAGCGGGGGGGTTCTACACCTTCCTTGCCGCCTCCCCCTTCGTGCTCGACGCGGCGGGGGCGACGCCGGCGCAGGCGGGGCTGTTCTATTCGGGCGTCGCGTGCGCGATCATCGGCGGGACGCTGAGCGTGCCGATGATCCTGAAGCGCTGGCCGACGCGGTTGAAGGCGGGCGGGACGCTCGTGCTGGGTAG
- a CDS encoding amidohydrolase, with product MSRSKTWVDTPSKPSWTPPPGAIDAHVHVFGPEAEFPFSPKAKYHPEDATPEMLFALRDHLGLSRNIIVQASCHGTDNAATLAGIAKSGGLARGVAVVDPDIGVEELKALHEGGIRGVRFNFLKRLVDNAPKDKFLEIARKIAPLGWHVIVYFEADILEELVPFLEAIPTTIVVDHLGRPDIAQGPDGADITAFKQLLDTHPNIWTKVSGAERLSIQGPPFDDFVEVIRPVVERYPDRVLWGTDWPHPNMEHRIPDDGQLVDVLPRIAPTAELQRKLLIDNPMRLYWPEEI from the coding sequence ATGAGCCGCAGCAAGACTTGGGTCGATACGCCGTCAAAGCCGAGCTGGACGCCACCGCCCGGCGCGATCGATGCGCATGTCCATGTGTTCGGACCGGAGGCGGAATTCCCGTTCAGCCCGAAAGCGAAATATCATCCCGAGGACGCGACGCCGGAAATGCTGTTCGCGCTGCGCGACCATCTGGGCCTCAGCCGCAACATCATCGTGCAGGCGAGCTGCCACGGCACCGACAACGCAGCGACGCTGGCGGGAATCGCCAAGTCCGGCGGCCTCGCGCGCGGGGTGGCCGTGGTCGACCCCGATATCGGGGTCGAGGAGCTGAAGGCGCTGCACGAGGGCGGCATTCGTGGCGTGCGCTTCAACTTCCTGAAGCGGCTGGTCGACAATGCGCCCAAGGACAAGTTTCTGGAGATCGCGCGCAAGATCGCGCCGCTCGGCTGGCACGTCATCGTCTATTTCGAGGCGGATATTCTCGAGGAGCTGGTCCCGTTCCTCGAGGCGATCCCGACCACCATCGTCGTCGATCATCTAGGTCGTCCCGATATCGCGCAGGGCCCCGATGGCGCGGATATCACCGCGTTCAAGCAGCTACTCGACACCCATCCTAACATCTGGACCAAGGTGTCGGGGGCGGAGCGCCTGTCGATCCAAGGGCCGCCGTTCGACGATTTCGTCGAGGTGATCCGCCCGGTGGTGGAGCGCTATCCCGATCGCGTACTGTGGGGCACCGACTGGCCGCACCCGAATATGGAACACCGCATCCCCGATGACGGGCAGCTGGTCGATGTGCTGCCGCGCATCGCGCCGACCGCCGAACTCCAACGCAAATTGCTGATCGACAATCCGATGCGGCTTTACTGGCCCGAAGAGATTTGA